In the Thermodesulfovibrio yellowstonii DSM 11347 genome, one interval contains:
- a CDS encoding cation-translocating P-type ATPase encodes MKITEATKEELFKLLDTSEAGLAEEESKRRLSHFGFNEIKEARRSPLILKFLNQFTHFLAIILWLAAALAFISDWIHPGEGMRHLGFAIIGVIFINAIFAFVQEYRAEKAIEKLKLMLPFYVKVIRDGAEKQILARELVPGDLIILSEGDKVPADARVIESNSLTVNNAPLTGESVPVVLTHESESGDLIPSKNIAFAGSTVVSGNGKAVVFATGMSTEFGRIAHLTQTVHIQPTPLQREIARTSRFIALVATLIGLTFFIIGHTIGRSFWENFIFAIGVIVALVPEGMLPTVTLSLALGSQRMLKRNALVKKLTSVEALGSITVICTDKTGTITHNKMEVKRLWMLNQNPETLKMLLKIAYLCNNAKFVEGQYRGDPTEVALLRYARENIGDLVSERVSEIPFDFERKRMTTVNVIDGVKLSLTKGATETVLPLCKFALINGEKVEINEEIKEKINNAYYSLMDEGLRVLCFAYSEDEPEKDMLFVGLIGLEDPPRPEVKEAINKCHEAGVRIILITGDASRTALAIAKETGLVKDAPVIIEAEEFHRMTDSELREKLKEKEILFTRMTPKDKLRIVTLLQESGQIVAVTGDGVNDAPALKKADIGVAMGSGTDVAKESAELILLDDNFTTIVNAIEEGRAIYENIRKFISYFLTSNVAELVPYIAYAIFRIPLPLTIMQILAIDLGTDILPGLALGAEKPTKEVMKQPPRSHKERLLNLKLLLRVFLILGPIEAAAGLFGYFYVLKTGEWQWGQALASNNILYMQATTACLTGIVLTQIANGFVSRSFRESVFSLGLFSNKLLLAGILVEIILQIFIVYHPVGNNIFSTYPIPLNVWLVLIPFALLLFAIEEVRKKFFNFRLKFL; translated from the coding sequence ATGAAAATAACAGAGGCTACTAAAGAAGAACTCTTTAAACTTCTTGATACATCTGAGGCAGGACTTGCAGAAGAGGAGTCAAAAAGAAGGCTTTCTCATTTTGGTTTCAATGAAATTAAAGAGGCGCGCAGGTCTCCCTTAATTTTAAAATTTTTAAATCAATTCACCCACTTTCTTGCAATAATTCTTTGGCTTGCAGCAGCCCTTGCTTTTATTTCTGATTGGATTCATCCAGGTGAAGGAATGCGTCATCTTGGTTTTGCAATTATAGGAGTTATTTTTATAAATGCAATCTTTGCCTTTGTGCAGGAATACAGAGCAGAAAAGGCAATTGAAAAACTTAAACTCATGCTACCTTTTTATGTAAAAGTTATAAGAGATGGAGCTGAAAAACAAATTCTTGCAAGAGAACTCGTTCCCGGAGACCTAATCATTCTTTCAGAAGGAGATAAAGTTCCTGCTGATGCAAGGGTGATTGAGTCAAACTCCCTTACAGTTAATAATGCTCCACTTACAGGAGAGTCTGTCCCTGTTGTTTTAACTCATGAATCTGAATCAGGAGATTTAATTCCAAGCAAAAACATTGCCTTTGCAGGTTCAACAGTTGTCTCAGGCAATGGAAAGGCAGTTGTTTTTGCAACAGGAATGAGCACAGAGTTTGGAAGAATTGCCCATCTTACACAAACTGTTCATATTCAGCCAACTCCACTTCAAAGAGAAATTGCAAGGACTTCAAGATTTATTGCCCTTGTTGCAACTTTGATTGGATTAACATTTTTCATAATAGGACACACAATTGGAAGAAGTTTCTGGGAAAACTTTATCTTTGCCATTGGTGTTATTGTTGCCCTTGTTCCTGAAGGGATGCTTCCAACTGTCACACTTTCCCTTGCTCTTGGAAGCCAGAGAATGCTTAAAAGAAATGCACTTGTCAAAAAACTCACATCTGTTGAAGCTCTTGGCTCAATTACAGTTATATGCACTGATAAAACAGGAACAATCACCCACAACAAAATGGAAGTTAAAAGGTTATGGATGTTAAATCAAAATCCAGAAACATTAAAGATGCTTTTAAAAATTGCCTATCTCTGCAATAATGCGAAGTTTGTTGAAGGACAATACAGAGGAGACCCAACAGAGGTTGCACTTTTAAGGTATGCAAGGGAAAACATCGGAGATTTAGTATCAGAGAGAGTCTCTGAAATCCCCTTTGATTTTGAAAGAAAACGAATGACAACAGTGAATGTTATTGATGGAGTTAAGCTTTCACTTACAAAAGGAGCTACAGAAACAGTTTTACCCCTTTGTAAATTTGCTTTGATAAATGGAGAAAAAGTTGAAATAAACGAAGAGATAAAAGAGAAAATAAATAATGCCTACTATTCATTGATGGATGAGGGATTAAGAGTTCTCTGCTTTGCCTATTCAGAGGACGAGCCAGAGAAAGATATGCTCTTTGTTGGACTCATTGGACTTGAAGACCCACCAAGACCTGAAGTAAAAGAAGCAATTAATAAATGCCATGAGGCAGGAGTAAGAATAATTCTTATAACAGGAGATGCGAGCAGGACAGCCCTTGCAATTGCAAAAGAAACAGGGCTTGTAAAGGATGCTCCGGTTATCATTGAGGCAGAAGAGTTTCATAGAATGACTGACTCTGAACTTAGGGAAAAACTTAAAGAAAAGGAAATTCTTTTTACAAGAATGACACCAAAGGATAAATTAAGAATTGTTACACTTCTTCAGGAATCTGGTCAGATAGTTGCAGTGACAGGAGATGGAGTAAATGATGCACCTGCTCTTAAGAAAGCAGACATAGGAGTTGCCATGGGAAGCGGAACAGATGTGGCAAAGGAGTCTGCGGAGTTAATTCTGCTTGATGATAACTTTACAACAATAGTTAATGCCATTGAAGAAGGAAGAGCAATCTATGAAAATATACGAAAATTCATATCATACTTTCTCACCTCCAATGTAGCTGAGCTTGTTCCATATATTGCTTATGCTATTTTCAGAATTCCTCTACCTCTTACAATTATGCAGATTCTTGCAATTGACCTTGGAACAGACATCCTTCCAGGACTTGCTCTTGGAGCAGAAAAACCAACAAAAGAGGTAATGAAACAACCTCCAAGAAGCCATAAAGAAAGGCTTTTAAACCTAAAGCTTCTTTTAAGGGTATTTTTAATTTTAGGACCTATTGAAGCTGCGGCAGGGCTTTTTGGATATTTTTATGTTTTAAAAACAGGAGAATGGCAATGGGGACAAGCCTTAGCTTCAAACAACATTCTTTATATGCAGGCAACAACAGCATGCCTTACAGGAATAGTTCTCACACAGATTGCAAATGGCTTTGTATCCCGCTCCTTCAGAGAATCAGTTTTCAGCCTTGGTTTGTTCTCAAATAAGCTTCTTTTAGCGGGGATACTTGTTGAAATCATCCTGCAGATTTTCATTGTATATCATCCAGTGGGAAATAACATATTTTCAACCTATCCCATTCCTTTAAATGTCTGGCTTGTTTTAATTCCTTTTGCTTTGCTTTTGTTTGCTATAGAAGAGGTAAGAAAAAAATTCTTTAATTTTAGATTAAAATTTCTGTAA
- a CDS encoding archaemetzincin family Zn-dependent metalloprotease, with product MKKFKIFLFLLCEINNKYLAELKNHLQNLFGLDVELTSHSVDLSFAYNERRRQYSGEEILRKAEKNKRNANEKWLLIVDVDLYSSGLNFIFGLANPYSGTSIISLTRLRQQFYGKPENEKFFIERLKKEATHELGHLFYLSHCSDKKCVMHFSNSLYDTDVKSAYFCERCKKLLFNIKKGE from the coding sequence ATGAAAAAATTTAAAATATTTCTTTTTCTTCTATGTGAGATTAATAATAAATATCTTGCGGAATTAAAAAATCATCTTCAAAATCTATTTGGCTTGGATGTAGAATTGACATCACACTCAGTGGATTTAAGTTTTGCTTACAATGAAAGAAGGAGACAGTACTCAGGAGAAGAAATTCTCAGAAAAGCCGAAAAAAATAAAAGAAATGCTAATGAAAAATGGCTTCTTATTGTAGATGTTGACCTTTATTCAAGCGGACTTAATTTTATCTTTGGACTTGCAAATCCCTATTCAGGCACATCAATAATATCCCTTACAAGATTAAGACAGCAGTTTTATGGTAAGCCTGAAAATGAAAAATTTTTTATCGAGAGATTAAAGAAAGAAGCAACCCACGAACTGGGGCATCTTTTTTATTTAAGTCATTGTTCAGATAAAAAATGCGTAATGCATTTTTCCAATTCTCTTTATGATACCGATGTAAAATCAGCTTACTTTTGTGAAAGATGTAAGAAATTACTTTTTAATATAAAAAAAGGAGAATAA
- a CDS encoding DUF1284 domain-containing protein yields MIYLRGHHLICLHFFTGEGYSEEFVENLHAVIGRAKNEGIFVVEGADDVCKKCPFLVKRTCKDEKEIAEMDKIALGLLNLKIMDTVSWDKIKEKLPEIFNRWYSLYCIPCIYLNVCSKTALLNSLRNISS; encoded by the coding sequence TTGATTTACCTACGTGGGCATCATCTTATATGTTTGCATTTCTTTACAGGTGAGGGATACAGCGAAGAGTTTGTTGAAAACCTTCATGCAGTCATTGGAAGAGCAAAAAATGAAGGTATTTTTGTTGTAGAAGGAGCTGATGACGTATGCAAAAAATGTCCTTTTTTGGTAAAAAGGACATGTAAAGACGAAAAAGAAATAGCAGAGATGGATAAAATCGCTCTGGGGTTACTGAATCTCAAAATAATGGATACCGTTTCATGGGATAAAATAAAAGAAAAACTTCCTGAAATCTTCAATCGCTGGTATAGTCTTTATTGCATTCCTTGCATTTATCTCAATGTTTGTTCAAAAACTGCTTTACTTAACTCTCTTAGGAATATCTCTTCCTGA
- a CDS encoding M28 family peptidase, which yields MDIEKFIQEVEQNNLKNIVQSISIPRHGWYNYEVLSSVANFVEEKFREYGYIVEINEFSYNGKEYKNIIATLKGINSNKDWLLIGAHYDSAIGSPGADDNASGIAVMLEVARIIRKSPIAERIKFVAFTLEEPQAFDLKFIIGSSQFVKKFKKLGHRYKALILESVGYYSDVKGSQKLPAFTKGPDVGNFLGVVGNGKSNTLLELFEKVKEYVPSINLITYKAPMNGWLALETRFSDHAPFWDAGFQAVMLTDTAMFRNPYYHTSQDTPDKLNFPFMEDVTKALLVAVLISPA from the coding sequence ATGGATATTGAAAAATTTATACAAGAAGTAGAACAGAATAACCTTAAAAATATTGTTCAATCAATATCCATTCCAAGACACGGCTGGTATAACTATGAAGTCCTCTCATCAGTAGCAAACTTTGTTGAAGAAAAGTTTAGAGAATACGGCTATATCGTTGAAATTAACGAATTTTCCTATAATGGCAAAGAGTATAAAAATATCATAGCCACTCTAAAAGGCATTAACTCAAACAAAGACTGGTTATTGATTGGTGCTCACTATGACTCTGCTATTGGTTCTCCTGGTGCTGATGATAATGCAAGTGGTATAGCTGTAATGCTTGAAGTGGCAAGAATCATTAGAAAGAGCCCAATTGCTGAAAGAATAAAATTTGTTGCCTTTACCCTTGAAGAACCCCAGGCTTTTGACCTTAAATTCATAATCGGAAGTAGCCAGTTTGTAAAGAAATTCAAAAAGCTTGGGCACAGATACAAAGCCCTGATACTTGAGTCAGTGGGTTACTACTCAGATGTTAAGGGCTCACAAAAACTTCCTGCATTTACAAAAGGACCTGATGTAGGAAATTTTCTTGGCGTTGTAGGAAATGGGAAATCCAATACTCTTTTGGAGCTTTTTGAGAAAGTAAAGGAATATGTTCCTTCTATAAATCTCATTACTTACAAAGCGCCAATGAATGGATGGCTTGCTCTTGAAACAAGATTTAGTGACCATGCACCGTTTTGGGATGCGGGATTTCAGGCAGTTATGCTTACTGATACAGCTATGTTCAGAAATCCCTATTACCATACATCTCAGGATACACCTGATAAGCTAAATTTTCCCTTTATGGAAGATGTCACTAAAGCACTATTGGTTGCTGTTTTGATAAGTCCAGCATGA
- a CDS encoding DUF488 family protein, which yields MSEKLIYTIGTSNRSIEEFIEILKKYQIKTAIDVRSFPKSKNFPHFNQENLREALEKDGIGYFYLGKELGGFRKGGYENYTKTEEFEKGIEKLEEIAENSLSVFFCAEKLFFRCHRRFIAEVFSERGWKVLHIVEKERIYEHKKAVLEQKSIEFER from the coding sequence TTGTCTGAGAAACTAATTTATACAATTGGCACAAGTAATCGTTCAATAGAAGAATTCATAGAAATTTTAAAAAAATACCAGATAAAAACAGCCATAGATGTAAGAAGTTTTCCAAAATCAAAAAATTTTCCCCATTTTAATCAAGAAAATCTCAGAGAAGCTTTAGAAAAAGATGGTATTGGTTATTTTTATCTCGGGAAGGAACTCGGTGGCTTCAGAAAAGGCGGCTATGAGAATTATACTAAAACAGAAGAATTTGAAAAAGGAATTGAAAAACTTGAAGAAATCGCAGAGAATAGTTTATCTGTTTTTTTCTGTGCTGAAAAGCTTTTCTTTCGCTGTCATAGAAGATTTATCGCAGAAGTGTTTTCAGAAAGAGGGTGGAAAGTCTTGCATATAGTTGAAAAAGAAAGAATCTATGAGCATAAAAAAGCAGTTTTAGAGCAAAAATCCATTGAATTTGAAAGATAA
- a CDS encoding phosphatidylglycerophosphatase A, which produces MFYKIIATVLFIGYFPFAPGTVCSAVTMIFLDLFKPSYMAVLTILIVSIVTGIIASERIEKASNKKDPSYIVIDEFAGYLTSILFIPINWQNLLIAFILFRIFDIIKPPPIRQIEKKLKGGLSIMMDDIIAGLITNVLIRIFLML; this is translated from the coding sequence ATGTTTTATAAAATAATTGCAACAGTTTTATTTATAGGTTATTTCCCATTTGCACCAGGCACAGTCTGTTCTGCTGTTACTATGATTTTTTTGGATTTATTTAAACCCTCTTATATGGCTGTTTTAACTATTTTGATTGTTTCTATTGTTACCGGTATAATAGCTTCTGAAAGGATTGAAAAGGCTTCAAATAAAAAAGATCCCTCTTATATTGTTATAGATGAATTTGCAGGATATTTAACTTCAATTCTTTTTATCCCGATAAACTGGCAAAATCTTTTAATTGCCTTTATTTTGTTTCGTATTTTTGACATAATAAAGCCACCACCCATAAGGCAGATTGAAAAGAAATTAAAAGGAGGATTAAGTATAATGATGGATGATATAATTGCTGGATTAATTACTAATGTTTTAATAAGGATTTTTTTAATGTTATGA
- the thpR gene encoding RNA 2',3'-cyclic phosphodiesterase, whose product MRLFIAIEIPDEIKEFLYQLIYLKTSLDGVSIVQKGNFHITLKFLGEVNEGLIPDITNTLRKISNGFSPFTLKITHPGVFPDKFKPRVIWIGTENTDSLKEMAKRIDEEMESLGFKREDKNFKSHITVARVKNFHNGKYLFEKILKKFSGESSQLKFQVEEFVLMKSTLTPKGSIYDVLQRFPLVK is encoded by the coding sequence ATGCGACTTTTTATAGCCATAGAAATACCTGATGAGATAAAGGAATTTCTGTATCAACTCATATATTTAAAAACATCACTTGACGGAGTAAGTATTGTTCAAAAAGGAAATTTCCACATCACATTGAAATTTCTTGGAGAAGTCAACGAAGGTCTTATCCCTGATATAACTAATACTCTAAGGAAAATTTCAAATGGGTTTTCTCCTTTTACGCTGAAGATAACACATCCAGGAGTTTTTCCAGATAAATTTAAACCAAGAGTTATATGGATAGGCACAGAAAACACGGATAGTCTTAAAGAAATGGCAAAGAGAATTGATGAAGAGATGGAATCATTGGGATTTAAGAGAGAAGATAAAAATTTTAAATCTCACATAACTGTTGCGAGGGTAAAGAATTTCCATAATGGAAAATATTTGTTTGAAAAAATTTTAAAAAAATTTTCTGGAGAATCTTCTCAATTAAAATTTCAAGTGGAAGAGTTTGTTTTAATGAAAAGCACTCTTACTCCAAAAGGTTCAATTTATGATGTTTTACAAAGGTTTCCTTTGGTCAAATAG
- the recA gene encoding recombinase RecA — translation MNKDKLKALEIAISQIEKNFGKGAIMRLGTKAHAEGIGVIPTGSISLDIATGIGGYPRGRVIEIFGPESSGKTTLALHAIAEAQRHGGVAAFIDAEHALDVNYASKLGVDVENLLISQPDTGEQALEVTETLVRSGAVDIIVIDSVAALVPKAEIEGEMGDSLPGLQARLMSQALRKLTAAISKSQTAVIFINQIRQKIGVMFGNPETTPGGTALKFYASMRLDIRKIDTLKEGQETTGGRVRVKIVKNKVAPPFKQAEFDIYFNEGISKTGEILDLAVEKGIIEKSGAWYNYNGSRLAQGRENAKEYLKTHPEIFNEIYSKVLDVYGLKQPKVSEGENKTE, via the coding sequence ATGAATAAGGATAAGTTAAAGGCATTGGAAATTGCCATATCCCAGATTGAAAAAAATTTTGGAAAAGGCGCTATAATGCGTCTTGGCACTAAAGCTCATGCAGAAGGAATAGGAGTAATTCCTACAGGTTCTATTTCTCTTGATATAGCAACTGGTATTGGAGGATATCCAAGAGGAAGAGTTATAGAGATTTTTGGTCCGGAGTCTTCGGGTAAAACCACCCTTGCACTTCACGCAATTGCAGAGGCTCAGAGACATGGCGGAGTTGCTGCTTTTATAGATGCAGAGCATGCTCTTGATGTTAATTATGCTTCAAAATTAGGCGTTGACGTTGAAAATTTACTGATCAGCCAGCCAGACACAGGTGAACAGGCTTTGGAGGTAACAGAGACACTTGTCCGTAGCGGAGCTGTAGATATTATTGTCATTGATTCTGTTGCAGCATTGGTTCCTAAAGCAGAGATAGAAGGAGAAATGGGAGATAGTCTTCCAGGGCTTCAGGCAAGGCTTATGAGTCAGGCATTGAGAAAACTTACAGCTGCTATATCAAAGTCTCAGACCGCTGTTATCTTTATTAACCAGATAAGGCAAAAAATAGGAGTAATGTTCGGAAATCCAGAGACAACACCGGGTGGAACTGCTTTAAAGTTTTATGCATCTATGAGGCTTGACATAAGAAAGATAGATACACTTAAAGAAGGGCAAGAGACAACAGGCGGTAGAGTAAGAGTGAAAATTGTTAAAAATAAGGTAGCTCCACCATTCAAACAAGCTGAATTTGACATCTACTTCAATGAGGGGATATCAAAGACAGGTGAGATTCTTGACCTTGCAGTAGAAAAGGGAATCATTGAAAAGTCAGGTGCATGGTATAATTACAATGGTTCAAGACTTGCACAAGGTAGAGAAAATGCTAAGGAATACTTAAAAACTCATCCTGAAATTTTTAATGAAATATATTCTAAAGTTCTTGATGTATATGGATTAAAACAACCAAAGGTTTCGGAAGGTGAAAACAAAACAGAATAA
- a CDS encoding regulatory protein RecX, which translates to MKTKQNKALTVALRLITKRDRTEAELQDRLQKKGFSEKDITETIQYLKQKGFIDDSKFIEKAEKIAEDRFLGTMGLKNYLMRKGIDKNLIQHIPEIDEFSIAQKLIQRKKHFLRDIQPDKKKAKIAGFLLRRGFSWDTVNKCLKLNDNFFGDIKSPQNDILREDRK; encoded by the coding sequence GTGAAAACAAAACAGAATAAGGCATTAACTGTTGCATTGAGATTAATTACTAAGAGAGATAGAACAGAGGCAGAATTACAAGACAGGCTTCAAAAAAAAGGTTTTTCTGAAAAGGATATAACCGAAACTATCCAATATTTAAAACAGAAAGGCTTTATAGATGATTCAAAGTTTATTGAGAAAGCAGAAAAAATTGCTGAAGACAGGTTTTTAGGGACAATGGGACTAAAAAATTATTTGATGAGAAAGGGCATAGATAAGAATTTAATTCAGCATATTCCTGAAATTGATGAATTCTCAATAGCTCAGAAGCTCATTCAGAGGAAAAAGCATTTTTTAAGGGATATTCAACCAGATAAGAAAAAAGCAAAAATTGCAGGATTTCTTCTTCGCAGAGGATTTTCATGGGATACAGTAAATAAATGCTTAAAATTAAATGATAATTTTTTCGGGGATATTAAATCCCCTCAGAATGACATTTTAAGGGAGGATAGAAAATGA
- a CDS encoding lipoprotein yields the protein MRILIALLIAVFIFGCASQGVRYTYDEIKNYPPDVQERIAKGEIALGMTKEQVRYAWGPPSTTRILTPEKGKQREEWVYSSSLGLLKSRLIFVDGKLTYIISNEQRIVNEE from the coding sequence ATGAGAATTTTGATTGCTTTATTGATTGCTGTTTTTATTTTTGGATGCGCATCGCAAGGTGTCAGATATACCTATGATGAAATTAAAAACTATCCACCTGATGTTCAGGAAAGAATTGCTAAAGGTGAAATAGCACTTGGGATGACAAAAGAGCAGGTAAGATATGCATGGGGTCCTCCTTCCACTACAAGAATTCTTACTCCTGAGAAAGGAAAACAAAGAGAAGAGTGGGTGTATTCTTCCTCTCTTGGGCTTTTAAAATCAAGACTTATTTTTGTTGATGGAAAACTGACATACATAATCAGTAATGAACAAAGAATTGTAAATGAGGAATAA
- the alaS gene encoding alanine--tRNA ligase, with translation MQSSEIRKLFLDYFVSKGHELVKSSPLIPKDDPSLLFTNAGMVQFKRVFLGEEQRPYSRATTCQKCIRAGGKHSDLENVGFTARHHTFFEMLGNFSFGDYFKRDAILFAWELLTEHFKLPKEKLWVSIYKDDDEAAEIWEEEIGIPSERIVRLGEKDNFWQMGDTGPCGPCSEIIIDQGEDFGCGQPDCSVGCDCDRFLELWNLVFMQYNRDEEGKLTPLPKPSIDTGMGLERITAVKQGKRTNFDTDLFEPIISEICSTLNVKYGKDRKTDISIKVIADHIRAATFLVAEGLIPSNEGRGYVLRRIIRRAGRHIKLLEYDKTAFYRFVEPVVYKLGEVYPEIVSERERIEKIIKIEEERFLRSLEKAQQIFDDIINNLKKTDSKLIPGHEIFKLYDTFGLPFDLIKEMAQDSELQIDEIGFQQELNKQRERARAAQKSEEVGIGEVYKQLRPQSENLRFIGYTDYETETDIYAIVKNSERVNELNKDEEGEIFLFKTPFYAESGGQVGDTGMIISNSGKAEVYDTKKISGLHCHKVRVIEGTIKEGDKVFAKIDLERRKAIKRNHTATHLLHAALRTVLGEHVKQAGSLVAPDRLRFDFTHFEAVNDEELREIERIVNEKILENLPVKIEIKSLDEALNEGVTALFEDKYEDTVRVVKIVGFSKELCGGTHCDSTGEIGSFYIVSEGSVASGIRRIEAVTGIEAFKYSNINREQLKAISSILKSAEPVKAVERLVAELKEKQQEIEVLKNKLISQNIEEIVKQAKEIDGVKALAVKLDGVDLKSLRTLSDKLKEKLHPAIILLISKADGQGILLLSVTKDITNKYDAGKLMRNIVQAVGGKGGGRQETAQGGCPDGESLEKVSEIFYSLIEKQS, from the coding sequence ATGCAAAGTTCTGAAATAAGAAAGCTTTTTCTGGATTACTTTGTATCAAAGGGACATGAATTAGTTAAAAGTTCTCCGCTTATTCCTAAGGATGACCCGAGCCTTCTTTTCACAAATGCAGGAATGGTTCAGTTTAAAAGGGTTTTTCTTGGCGAAGAACAAAGACCTTATAGCAGGGCTACTACCTGTCAGAAATGCATTCGCGCAGGTGGAAAGCATAGTGATCTTGAAAACGTTGGATTTACTGCAAGACATCATACTTTCTTTGAAATGCTTGGCAATTTCTCTTTTGGCGATTACTTTAAAAGAGATGCAATCCTTTTCGCATGGGAGCTTCTTACTGAACATTTTAAACTTCCAAAGGAAAAGCTCTGGGTTTCTATTTACAAAGATGACGATGAAGCTGCAGAGATATGGGAAGAAGAAATAGGAATTCCTTCAGAGAGAATTGTCCGATTAGGTGAAAAGGATAATTTCTGGCAGATGGGAGATACAGGTCCATGTGGTCCATGCTCCGAGATAATAATTGATCAGGGAGAAGACTTTGGATGTGGACAGCCTGACTGTTCAGTTGGATGCGATTGCGATAGATTTCTTGAACTGTGGAATCTTGTTTTTATGCAGTATAACAGAGATGAGGAAGGAAAACTAACTCCTCTTCCAAAGCCGAGCATTGATACTGGAATGGGGCTTGAGAGGATTACAGCAGTTAAACAGGGCAAACGGACAAATTTTGATACAGACCTTTTTGAGCCGATTATTTCTGAAATATGTTCAACTCTTAATGTTAAGTATGGTAAAGATAGAAAAACAGATATTTCAATAAAAGTCATAGCAGACCACATAAGAGCTGCCACATTTTTAGTAGCTGAAGGACTAATCCCTTCAAATGAAGGCAGGGGATATGTTTTAAGAAGAATAATAAGAAGAGCTGGAAGACATATTAAACTTCTTGAATATGATAAAACAGCCTTTTACAGATTTGTAGAACCTGTTGTTTACAAACTTGGAGAAGTTTATCCTGAGATTGTTTCAGAAAGAGAAAGAATTGAAAAGATAATAAAAATAGAAGAAGAAAGATTTCTGAGAAGCCTTGAAAAGGCTCAGCAGATTTTTGATGATATTATTAACAATCTTAAGAAGACTGATTCAAAATTAATTCCTGGACATGAAATTTTTAAACTCTATGATACATTTGGTTTGCCTTTTGACTTGATAAAAGAAATGGCTCAAGATTCTGAGTTACAAATTGATGAGATAGGATTTCAGCAAGAGCTTAATAAACAGCGTGAACGTGCAAGGGCAGCACAAAAGTCCGAAGAAGTAGGAATAGGTGAAGTTTATAAACAGCTAAGACCTCAGTCGGAGAATTTAAGATTTATAGGATATACGGATTACGAAACAGAGACAGACATATATGCTATTGTGAAAAATAGTGAAAGAGTAAACGAACTTAATAAAGATGAAGAAGGTGAGATTTTTCTTTTTAAAACACCTTTTTATGCTGAGTCAGGAGGGCAGGTAGGCGATACAGGTATGATTATTTCAAATTCTGGTAAAGCAGAGGTTTATGATACAAAGAAAATTTCAGGATTACATTGTCATAAAGTCAGGGTTATTGAAGGAACTATTAAAGAAGGTGATAAAGTTTTTGCAAAAATTGATCTTGAAAGAAGAAAGGCTATAAAAAGAAACCACACTGCAACTCATTTACTTCATGCTGCATTAAGAACCGTGCTTGGAGAACATGTAAAACAAGCAGGTTCTTTGGTTGCACCTGATAGATTACGATTTGATTTTACTCATTTTGAAGCTGTGAATGATGAGGAGTTAAGAGAGATTGAAAGAATTGTAAATGAAAAAATACTGGAAAATCTTCCAGTTAAAATAGAAATTAAATCACTTGATGAAGCTTTAAATGAGGGAGTTACAGCACTTTTTGAAGACAAATATGAAGACACAGTTAGAGTAGTAAAAATTGTTGGTTTCAGTAAGGAACTCTGCGGAGGAACTCATTGTGACAGTACAGGTGAAATAGGAAGTTTTTATATAGTTTCGGAAGGCTCTGTCGCATCAGGAATCAGGAGAATTGAAGCTGTTACAGGGATTGAGGCATTCAAATATTCAAATATTAACAGAGAACAACTTAAAGCCATTTCCTCAATTCTTAAATCAGCTGAACCTGTTAAAGCTGTTGAAAGACTTGTAGCAGAACTTAAAGAAAAACAACAAGAAATAGAAGTTCTTAAAAACAAACTAATAAGTCAGAATATTGAAGAGATTGTAAAGCAGGCAAAGGAGATAGATGGGGTAAAAGCTCTTGCAGTAAAACTTGATGGTGTTGATCTAAAAAGTCTTAGAACACTTTCTGATAAACTTAAAGAAAAACTCCATCCTGCTATAATTTTACTTATATCAAAGGCAGATGGACAGGGCATATTGCTTCTTTCTGTAACCAAAGACATAACAAATAAATACGATGCTGGAAAACTTATGAGAAATATAGTCCAGGCTGTTGGTGGCAAAGGTGGTGGAAGGCAGGAAACTGCTCAGGGTGGATGTCCTGATGGAGAGTCTCTTGAGAAGGTATCGGAGATATTCTACAGTTTGATTGAAAAACAATCATGA